A single Candidatus Desulfofervidus auxilii DNA region contains:
- a CDS encoding site-2 protease family protein: MSYLHFILFFTTFITTTVAGAFQAGYNPFSSFIAFSKGFPFSFTLMFILLSHELGHYFASKYYNVKVTPPYFIPAPSLIGTFGAFIKIKSPMPDNKVLFDVGIAGPLTGVIVSLPILIYGLSHSHLMIMPKPPVEGLVLGECLLFKFFAWVIWGSLPDNVHIMLHPMAFAGWIGIFVTALNLMPVGQLDGGHISYALLGEYGHSILSRLVIAGLIILGIIAWHGWLFWAILLFILGLHHPMPLDPFSSIGNKRKILGSIAFLIFVLSFTPIPFKLG; the protein is encoded by the coding sequence ATGTCTTATTTACATTTTATTTTATTTTTCACCACTTTTATCACCACAACAGTTGCTGGTGCATTTCAAGCTGGTTACAATCCTTTTTCTTCTTTTATTGCTTTTAGTAAAGGATTCCCTTTTTCATTTACTCTTATGTTTATTTTGCTTTCACATGAACTTGGACATTATTTTGCCTCTAAATATTACAATGTAAAGGTGACCCCGCCTTATTTTATTCCAGCTCCTTCTCTTATTGGTACATTTGGAGCATTTATTAAAATTAAATCTCCTATGCCAGATAATAAAGTTTTATTTGATGTAGGTATTGCTGGCCCTTTGACAGGTGTAATTGTCTCTTTACCTATTCTTATTTATGGTCTTTCTCATTCACACTTAATGATAATGCCTAAACCACCAGTAGAAGGTTTAGTACTAGGTGAATGTCTATTATTTAAGTTCTTTGCTTGGGTTATCTGGGGAAGTTTGCCTGATAATGTCCATATTATGCTTCATCCTATGGCTTTTGCTGGTTGGATAGGCATTTTTGTTACAGCCTTAAATCTAATGCCTGTTGGTCAACTTGATGGTGGACACATTAGCTATGCTCTTCTTGGAGAATATGGACATAGCATTCTTTCCCGTTTAGTTATAGCAGGACTTATTATTTTAGGTATTATTGCCTGGCATGGTTGGCTTTTTTGGGCAATTTTACTTTTTATTTTAGGTTTGCATCATCCAATGCCTTTAGACCCATTTTCTTCTATTGGAAATAAAAGAAAAATTCTTGGAAGCATAGCCTTTTTAATTTTTGTTTTATCCTTTACACCTATACCTTTTAAATTAGGCTAA